A genome region from Coffea arabica cultivar ET-39 chromosome 7e, Coffea Arabica ET-39 HiFi, whole genome shotgun sequence includes the following:
- the LOC140011383 gene encoding uncharacterized protein: MPRGRRAVLSSSSSEEREVNEEMEVTEEENSPSPPPINRRPGEGTSRGAGRSVFDSARFNTRRNQEWHEARANLEFLFEMHVSPPVEMMYNISEAFAQLGWAPILTLPNHYYPDLVREFYANIESKARHSGEIIESWVRGRRITLSRQDLAAILGCMDDGRPVDLKKEFVPPNRRWDPSLAMARFGLEYQPFRSTRKETILANVFEPRHRLIIYMMAHNVIPKKTGHTEVRKSDIYFLDYMFHNRTSPYARISLPNIIISHIRSTARRKTTSFKLSFPRLLTLFFPRFEVPLEGMRREYVPPRAEMTITTLRRLGIGTGDIPRPVQERRQKARHGRDGAGPSTAAPPPPPPQTNWQRLFGRLDDIDHHLARMDTRLDRIEDHLVTSRSLTVDG, encoded by the coding sequence atgccaagaggaagaagagcgGTACTTTCATCCTCTAGTAGTGAGGAGAGGGAGGTTAATGAAGAGATGGAGGTGACTGAAGAGGAGAATTCACCTTCTCCTCCACCAATTAACCGTCGACCTGGTGAGGGCACCTCCCGTGGAGCGGGAAGATCGGTATTTGACAGTGCTAGGTTCAACACTCGCAGGAATCAGGAGTGGCATGAGGCGCGTGCTAATTTGGAGTTTTTGTTTGAGATGCACGTCAGTCCACCAGTTGAGATGATGTACAACATCTCAGAAGCTTTTGCTCAGCTAGGATGGGCTCCGATTCTCACCCTTCCAAACCATTACTACCCAGACCTGGTGCGCGAGTTTTACGCCAACATTGAAAGTAAGGCGCGCCATAGTGGAGAAATAATTGAGTCCTGGGTGCGTGGAAGACGAATCACCTTGTCACGGCAAGATTTGGCTGCTATTTTGGGGTGTATGGATGACGGACGTCCAGTAGACTTGAAGAAGGAGTTTGTTCCCCCGAATAGGAGGTGGGATCCATCATTGGCCATGGCTAGGTTTGGTCTCGAGTACCAACCTTTTCGCTCTACCAGAAAGGAGACTATATTGGCAAATGTATTCGAACCTCGTCATCGGCTTATCATTTACATGATGGCTCACAATGTCATCCCAAAGAAGACGGGGCACACGGAGGTTCGCAAGAGCGATATTTACTTCCTTGATTACATGTTCCACAACCGAACTTCCCCGTATGCTCGAATTTCATTGCCGAACATCATCATCAGCCACATTAGGTCTACGGCGAGGCGTAAGACAACTTCTTTCAAACTTTCATTTCCTCGTCTACTGACTTTATTCTTCCCCCGTTTTGAAGTTCCCTTGGAAGGCATGCGGCGGGAGTATGTTCCACCACGTGCTGAGATGACTATCACTACTCTTCGCCGCCTTGGTATTGGCACGGGAGACATTCCACGCCCTGTTCAGGAGCGGAGACAAAAGGCTAGACATGGTCGCGATGGAGCTGGACCATCTACTGCagcaccacctcctcctccgccACAGACCAACTGGCAGCGGCTTTTCGGTCGCTTGGACGACATCGACCATCATTTAGCCAGAATGGATACTCGCCTGGACCGAATTGAAGATCATTTAGTAACTAGTAGATCGTTGACTGTGGATGGTTGA